One genomic segment of Alosa sapidissima isolate fAloSap1 chromosome 13, fAloSap1.pri, whole genome shotgun sequence includes these proteins:
- the LOC121680531 gene encoding solute carrier family 2, facilitated glucose transporter member 9-like produces the protein MKLCFRPIMHLSRKRSLQLNNLLAISGAVLMGLSKTAQSFELIMAGRFIYGINAGMGLLIHSMYLVECSPKRVRTMIGVTISLYISIGKFTGQLLGLSELLGTKNGWPWLLGFGGVTGLLQLLTLPLLPESPRYLLLMREDRQACEKAMERLWGRGQDHSSEMEDMLAEGAAQKGVRVRGVKELLTEPSMHRLYLEIQLFYFICLVFFYERDLFKKAGINDSQQPYIALGTGLCELLAGTISSLVIENVGKKILLSFGYLIMAGVLVLLTITLYLQSQVPWMSNFIFIILFCSGPSATTASLPGDIFNQSFKAAAYTVNGTMMWTCLLLVGMLFPFMVDNMGYLCFLIFLAFCFGMGLFICFSVPETRNRTVLEIDAENRKIHSRTSFQTAPAVDTTPTAETAFSETPTGAN, from the exons ATGAAATTGTGCTTTCGTCCCATCATGCATCTCTCCAGGAAAAGATCTCTGCAGCTGAACAACTTGTTGGCCATCAGTGGGGCCGTGCTGATGGGACTCAGTAAAACTGCCCAGTCGTTTGAGTTGATCATGGCGGGGAGATTTATTTATGGGATTAACGCAG gcATGGGCCTCTTGATCCACAGCATGTACCTGGTCGAGTGCTCCCCCAAGAGGGTAAGGACTATGATTGGTGTGACCATATCCTTGTATATCTCCATTGGGAAGTTCACTGGTCAGCTCCTTGGCCTTAG TGAGCTACTGGGCACTAAAAATGGCTGGCCCTGGTTGCTGGGTTTCGGAGGTGTCACtgggctgctgcagctgctgacTCTTCCCCTACTGCCAGAGTCACCCCGATACCTGCTGCTAATGAGGGAGGATCGACAGGCCTGCGAGAAAG CCATGGAACGTCTGTGGGGTCGTGGTCAGGACCACAgctctgagatggaggacatGTTGGCGGAGGGTGCTGCTCAGAAAGGGGTTCGTGTGCGGGGGGTGAAGGAGCTGCTGACCGAGCCATCAATGCACAGACTTTACTTGGAAATTcaactattttattttatttgtttg gtGTTTTTTTACGAGAGAGACCTGTTTAAGAAAGCTGGAATTAACGACAGTCAGCAGCCTTACATTGCACTTGGGACTGGCCTGTGTGAGCTTCTAGCCGGCACCATCAGT AGTCTGGTGATTGAGAATGTTGGGAAAAAGATACTGCTGTCCTTTGGGTACCTTATCATGGCTGGCGTCCTAGTCCTCCTTACAATCACACTATACCTTCAG AGCCAAGTGCCCTGGATGTCCAACTTCATCTTCATCATACTCTTCTGCAGCGGACCAA GTGCAACAACAGCGTCGCTCCCTGGTGACATCTTCAATCAGTCCTTTAAGGCAGCTGCGTACACTGTCAACGGCACCATGATGTGGACATGCCTCTTGCTTGTGGGCATGCTGTTCCCGTTCATGGTG GACAACATGGGCTACCTCtgcttcctcatcttcctcgcCTTCTGTTTTGGCATGGGGCTGTTCATATGCTTCAGCGTTCCTGAGACCAGGAACCGCACGGTGCTAGAAATCGATGCAGAAAATCGAAAAATACACAGCAGAACCTCGTTCCAGACCGCACCCGCTGTAGACACCACACCAACAGCAGAAACAGCATTCTCAGAAACCCCCACTGGAGCCAACTGA
- the slc2a11l gene encoding solute carrier family 2 member 11, like, which translates to MCALGLLLQSPLLIAAIFITGIGGTFQYGLQISVLTSPSTFIKELVNRTCAERYGLPLEPWQLSLIWSFIVSIFCIGGLLASLCAGRLVNAYGRKRCLLLNNLVAISGALLMLLSKTAGSFEMIMAGRFLYGFNAGISLTTHTMYLLECSPKSLRGMVGVTVTTFVSIGKFTGQLLGLSELLGTEDRWPWLLGFSGFTGLLQLLTLPLLPESPRYLLLVKGDRQACDNAIQRLWGRGQDHSSEVDDMLAEGAALKGVRLRGVKDLLTEPSLRWPLLTIIATSATLQLCGINAVYLYSYDVFSAAGIPSNQLRYAALGTGLCEIVTSIICVLLIESTGRRVLLLRGFFGMTVALGLLTLTLYLQTLLSWMPYCSMVLVFIFIFFFSSGPAGITAPLPGEIFTHSYKGAAFTVVTTINWTGLFLIGMLFPLIVEHLHYFCFLIFLVFCCGTGLFVWFHVPETKNRTALEITAEFQRMHSKNKPTVEDKDPPTAEIRNRNKHLKLNKAELSMSTKL; encoded by the exons ATGTGTGCACTGGGCTTACTG CTGCAAAGTCCTCTGCTTATTGCTGCTATCTTCATCACTGGTATTGGCGGGACCTTCCAGTATGGCCTTCAGATCTCAGTGTTGACCTCACCATCTACT TTCATTAAGGAGCTGGTGAACCGCACGTGTGCTGAGCGGTACGGACTCCCCTTGGAGCCTTGGCAACTCTCCCTCATCTGGTCCTTCATCGTGTCCATCTTCTGCATCGGTGGTCTGTTGGCCTCGCTGTGCGCTGGGCGACTGGTGAATGCCTATGGGAG GAAGCGATGTCTGCTGCTGAACAACCTGGTGGCCATCAGCGGGGCCCTGCTGATGTTGCTCAGTAAAACGGCTGGGTCGTTTGAGATGATCATGGCAGGAAGATTCCTTTATGGGTTTAACGCAG GCATAAGCCTGACAACTCACACCATGTACCTTTTGGAGTGCTCTCCCAAGAGCCTACGGGGGATGGTGGGCGTAACCGTCACCACGTTTGTCTCCATTGGGAAGTTCACAGGACAGCTGCTGGGCCTCAG tgagcTACTGGGTACTGAGGACCGCTGGCCCTGGCTGCTGGGTTTTAGTGGCTTCACtgggctgctgcagctgctgacTCTTCCCCTACTGCCAGAGTCACCCCGATACCTGCTGCTGGTGAAGGGAGATCGTCAGGCTTGCGACAACG ctATCCAGCGTCTGTGGGGTCGTGGTCAGGACCACAGCTCTGAGGTGGATGACATGCTGGCAGAGGGTGCCGCTCTGAAAGGGGTTCGCCTGCGGGGGGTGAAGGATCTGCTGACCGAGCCGTCTCTACGCTGGCCACTTCTTACCATCATTGCCACCTCTGCCACACTGCAGCTGTGTGGCATCAACGCT GTGTACCTGTACTCATATGATGTGTTCAGTGCTGCAGGGATACCGTCCAACCAGCTGCGGTATGCAGCTCTCGGGACCGGCCTCTGTGAGATTGTCACCTCCATCATCTGT GTGTTGCTGATTGAAAGCACGGGGAGGAGGGTGCTGCTACTCCGCGGTTTCTTTGGAATGACCGTCGCCCTGGGcctcctcacactcacactatacCTGCAG ACCCTCTTGTCCTGGATGCCCTACTGCAGCATGGTCCtggtcttcatcttcatcttcttcttctccagTGGGCCAG CTGGCATTACAGCGCCCCTTCCTGGTGAAATCTTCACTCACTCCTACAAGGGGGCAGCGTTCACCGTAGTCACCACCATCAACTGGACAGGCCTGTTTCTCATAGGAATGCTCTTTCCCCTCATCGTG GAGCACCTACACTACTTCtgcttcctcatcttcctcgtCTTCTGCTGTGGCACGGGGCTGTTTGTCTGGTTCCATGTTCCTGAGACGAAGAATCGAACCGCTCTCGAGATCACTGCAGAGTTTCAGAGGATGCACAGCAAAAATAAACCAACTGTGGAGGACAAAGACCCACCCACAGCTGAGATCAGAAACAGAAATAAACATCTGAAACTCAACAAAGCTGAACTTAGCATGTCCACCAAACTCTAA